The following coding sequences lie in one Posidoniimonas polymericola genomic window:
- a CDS encoding ThuA domain-containing protein codes for MRSPLLGAALLTLCVASASGEPSYRMPVYPEKAPPAARTQAEVETLLAGSDATAPAKPLKVLLVAGPKDHSTGEHDYPAWQKVWKPLLERTPQTTVEDAWELPTEEQAADADVMVFYQRGRWDDDRSFVIDPFLARGGGLVYIHWAVDGRGGEAEFAKRIGLASKGGSISYRHGLLHMDFSPGADHPIARNLDKVDFVDEAYWRLTGDPSKLDLIGTSEEEGEPRPLFWTVERGRGRVFVSIPGHYMWTFDDPVFRALLLRGIAWAGRADVDRFNELVTLDARVE; via the coding sequence ATGCGTTCCCCTCTCCTCGGAGCGGCGTTGCTGACCCTCTGCGTGGCGTCCGCCAGCGGCGAGCCTTCCTACAGAATGCCGGTCTACCCCGAGAAGGCCCCGCCGGCCGCGAGGACCCAGGCCGAGGTCGAAACGCTGCTCGCCGGCAGCGACGCCACCGCCCCAGCGAAGCCGCTCAAGGTGCTGCTGGTCGCCGGGCCGAAGGACCACTCGACCGGCGAGCACGACTACCCGGCCTGGCAGAAGGTGTGGAAGCCGCTGCTGGAGAGGACGCCGCAGACCACGGTCGAGGACGCGTGGGAGCTGCCGACCGAAGAGCAGGCAGCCGACGCCGACGTCATGGTGTTCTACCAACGCGGCCGCTGGGACGACGACCGATCGTTCGTGATCGATCCGTTCCTGGCCCGCGGCGGCGGGCTGGTCTACATCCACTGGGCCGTCGACGGGCGCGGCGGCGAGGCGGAGTTCGCCAAGCGGATCGGCCTGGCCAGCAAGGGTGGCAGCATCAGCTACCGGCACGGCCTGCTGCACATGGACTTCTCGCCCGGCGCCGACCACCCGATCGCCCGGAACCTCGACAAGGTCGACTTTGTCGACGAGGCCTACTGGCGGCTGACCGGCGACCCGAGCAAGCTCGACCTGATCGGCACGTCGGAGGAAGAGGGCGAGCCACGCCCGCTATTCTGGACCGTCGAGCGGGGCAGGGGACGCGTGTTCGTGTCGATCCCGGGCCACTACATGTGGACCTTCGACGACCCGGTGTTCCGCGCCCTGCTGCTGCGGGGCATCGCCTGGGCCGGCAGGGCGGACGTCGACCGCTTCAACGAACTGGTGACGCTCGATGCGCGGGTTGAGTAG
- a CDS encoding heavy-metal-associated domain-containing protein yields MLRTTLTLLSLTLLVGCGDAEAPAVDKTQVISSDPVEQVAFNTEGLPTVEFQVPSMHCEVMCVPKVRETLAKQPGVKDVSVDLETKTAVVAVEGGEFDPAKAIEALEMEDFTDVELKVDAS; encoded by the coding sequence ATGCTACGCACGACCCTCACCCTGTTGTCGCTCACGCTACTCGTGGGTTGCGGCGACGCCGAAGCCCCGGCGGTGGACAAGACCCAGGTGATCAGCTCCGATCCGGTCGAACAGGTTGCGTTCAACACCGAAGGCCTGCCCACGGTCGAGTTCCAGGTGCCGTCGATGCACTGCGAGGTGATGTGCGTCCCCAAGGTCCGCGAGACGCTGGCCAAGCAGCCGGGCGTGAAGGACGTGAGCGTCGACCTCGAGACCAAGACCGCCGTGGTCGCCGTTGAGGGGGGCGAGTTCGACCCCGCCAAGGCCATCGAGGCCCTCGAGATGGAAGACTTCACAGACGTCGAGCTGAAGGTAGACGCCTCGTAA
- the thiC gene encoding phosphomethylpyrimidine synthase ThiC, whose product MTQLELARAGETTPEMKFVAEREKISAEVVRDELAKGTMVIPANRVHLAGRLEPMAIGIESTCKVNANIGNSAVTSDIDAELEKLHTAVHFGADTVMDLSTGKDIDRIREAIIAASPVPIGTVPIYQMLEELGGEIEDMRAQHFLDMVEHQAKQGVDYMTVHCGVLLEHLHLSMNRVTGIVSRGGSLIAKWMMSHRKQNPLYEAFDDLCDIMRQYDVTWSLGDGMRPGSVADASDAAQFAELDVLGELTKRGRERGTQVMVEGPGHVPMDQIQMNMERQAEVCDGAPFYVLGPLVTDIAPGYDHITSGIGAALAGWHGAAMLCYVTPKEHLGLPEKEDVKQGMMAYKIAAHAADVARHRPGARDRDDALSKARFEFDWNEQFRLSLDPETAREYHDQTLPQDTFKSAHFCSMCGPKYCSMKITQDIRKMAEDGDLVQLGTTAE is encoded by the coding sequence ATCACGCAACTCGAGCTCGCCCGGGCGGGCGAGACCACCCCAGAGATGAAGTTTGTCGCCGAACGCGAGAAGATCTCGGCCGAGGTGGTGCGTGACGAGTTAGCCAAAGGGACGATGGTGATCCCGGCCAACCGGGTGCACCTGGCTGGTCGGCTGGAGCCGATGGCCATCGGGATCGAGTCCACTTGCAAGGTGAACGCCAATATCGGCAACTCGGCCGTCACCAGCGACATCGACGCCGAGCTCGAGAAGCTGCACACCGCCGTCCACTTCGGCGCCGACACCGTGATGGACCTGTCGACCGGCAAGGACATCGACCGCATCCGCGAGGCGATCATCGCCGCGTCGCCGGTGCCGATCGGCACCGTGCCGATCTACCAGATGCTCGAAGAGCTCGGCGGCGAGATCGAGGACATGCGGGCCCAGCACTTCCTCGACATGGTCGAGCACCAGGCCAAACAGGGCGTCGACTACATGACCGTCCACTGCGGCGTGCTGCTGGAGCACCTGCACCTGTCGATGAACCGCGTGACCGGCATCGTCAGCCGCGGCGGGTCGCTGATCGCCAAGTGGATGATGTCGCACCGCAAGCAGAACCCGCTGTACGAGGCGTTCGACGACCTCTGCGACATCATGCGGCAGTACGACGTCACCTGGAGCCTGGGCGACGGCATGCGGCCCGGCAGCGTGGCCGACGCCAGCGACGCCGCGCAGTTCGCCGAGCTCGACGTGCTGGGTGAGCTGACCAAGCGGGGCCGCGAACGTGGAACGCAGGTCATGGTCGAGGGCCCCGGCCACGTGCCGATGGACCAGATCCAGATGAACATGGAACGCCAGGCCGAGGTCTGCGACGGCGCCCCGTTCTACGTGCTCGGCCCGCTGGTCACCGACATCGCGCCGGGCTACGACCACATCACCAGCGGCATCGGCGCCGCGCTCGCCGGCTGGCACGGGGCCGCGATGCTCTGCTACGTGACCCCCAAGGAGCACCTCGGCCTGCCCGAGAAGGAGGACGTCAAGCAGGGGATGATGGCGTACAAGATCGCGGCCCACGCGGCCGACGTCGCCCGCCACCGCCCCGGCGCCCGCGACCGCGACGACGCCCTCTCTAAGGCCCGCTTCGAGTTCGACTGGAACGAGCAGTTCCGCCTCTCGCTCGACCCAGAGACCGCCCGCGAGTACCACGACCAGACCCTGCCGCAGGACACCTTCAAGAGCGCCCACTTCTGCAGCATGTGCGGGCCGAAGTACTGCTCGATGAAGATCACCCAGGACATCCGCAAGATGGCCGAGGACGGCGACCTGGTTCAGCTCGGGACCACCGCCGAGTAA
- a CDS encoding esterase/lipase family protein: MISGNRGPLRRVLLVAGLLAALSPAASADLPQQPGWRGWLRQCATCDADHQRYCMKLDDAWAEAPTEVPVVVQVHGFNSNPAHTRALVKLVRGQGLPCGEFAYPNDQPLRASAELLSAQLRLFAEQHPERRVALVTHSMGGLVARECLEDDGLWPGNVDRLIMVAPPTHGSTLARYAVGLDLWEHWIVRNDGADPWRRVRESIADGLSEAPADLRPGSKFLRRLNARDRREEVRYTVLLGSAAQVSEEHRYLVRQTLLKTAELTPGWETDAAAVDRALACMDEVTDGKGDGAVAISRGRLPGVADTVVLPFSHLGVVHGDQEPGGLEARQVILDRLLQAAPR, translated from the coding sequence ATGATTTCCGGAAACCGAGGCCCGTTGCGACGCGTGCTGCTCGTCGCGGGCCTGCTGGCTGCCCTCTCACCGGCGGCCAGCGCCGACTTACCCCAGCAGCCAGGATGGCGTGGGTGGCTGCGCCAGTGCGCGACCTGCGACGCCGACCATCAACGCTACTGTATGAAGCTCGACGACGCTTGGGCCGAGGCACCAACCGAGGTGCCTGTGGTCGTTCAGGTGCACGGCTTCAACTCCAACCCGGCCCACACCCGGGCGCTCGTTAAGTTGGTCCGTGGGCAGGGGCTGCCGTGCGGCGAATTCGCCTATCCGAACGACCAGCCATTGCGGGCCTCGGCGGAGCTGCTGTCGGCTCAGCTGCGGCTGTTTGCCGAGCAGCACCCCGAGCGTCGGGTGGCGTTGGTGACCCACTCGATGGGCGGCTTGGTGGCGCGAGAGTGCCTGGAGGACGACGGCCTCTGGCCCGGCAACGTCGACCGCCTGATAATGGTCGCCCCGCCAACGCACGGCTCAACCCTCGCCCGCTACGCGGTTGGGCTCGACCTATGGGAGCACTGGATCGTCCGCAACGACGGCGCCGACCCGTGGCGGCGGGTGAGGGAGTCGATCGCCGACGGCCTCAGCGAGGCTCCAGCCGACCTCCGGCCGGGCTCCAAGTTCCTCCGCCGACTCAACGCCCGCGACCGACGCGAGGAGGTGCGATACACCGTACTGCTCGGCTCGGCCGCTCAGGTCAGCGAGGAGCATCGCTACCTGGTCCGCCAGACCCTGCTGAAGACAGCCGAACTGACCCCCGGGTGGGAAACCGACGCGGCCGCGGTCGATAGGGCCCTGGCTTGCATGGACGAGGTCACCGACGGCAAAGGGGATGGGGCCGTTGCGATCAGTCGGGGGCGGCTGCCTGGCGTTGCCGACACCGTGGTGCTGCCGTTCAGTCACCTCGGCGTCGTGCACGGCGACCAAGAGCCGGGCGGACTGGAGGCACGGCAGGTGATTCTCGACCGCCTGCTGCAGGCGGCCCCGCGTTGA
- a CDS encoding trypsin-like peptidase domain-containing protein — MTHGQSHDPLAPCTGPRAARPLPAGRLLSCVAALLLGGGTAAAQQPAAQSGSSSAAGLLAAFESKLVEVIQRVEPSVVAISRAPAPRQPQAASPADEARLRSQFQPGELQALQQLDRGFPGVDPLGRFRGEAEEQAARVTGAGVVIDASGLILTQYLVVKPGDRHFVTTTAGDELPAEIVGADPRSGLAVLRARTDKLQPLKFGQAEDLRKGNLVIAVGNPFAIESDGQPSVSYGMVSNLAQKAPGGENLNDTERGDEYRTTLHHLGTLIQTDAKLGWNASGGALVNLQGELIGLITSVASIAGHEQPAGYAIPINKVMRRVIEDLCAGREVEYGLLGIGFEPDHLVAVGSGIQGVVVNHVYEGSAADRAGLRKTDVVVAIDGEDLDGSDELQLVVGGLAPGVETPLAYLRDGRRNNTTVRLDKIYVPGEKVVTSPRPAWQGMHVDYATAVDTTLLAQASSQGHIDRDGCVAVVEVDEGSVSWRQGIRPGMFISHVSGQRVSNPEEFREAVQQAGDSVRLRFTPGNTPQNAKPVERPAIP, encoded by the coding sequence ATGACGCACGGCCAGAGCCACGATCCCCTCGCCCCTTGCACCGGCCCGCGGGCAGCCCGACCGCTTCCCGCGGGCCGCCTGCTGTCGTGCGTTGCGGCGCTGCTGCTGGGCGGTGGAACGGCCGCTGCGCAGCAACCGGCGGCCCAATCGGGGTCTTCGTCGGCGGCGGGGCTGCTGGCCGCGTTTGAGTCGAAGCTAGTCGAGGTGATCCAGCGGGTAGAGCCTTCGGTAGTAGCGATTTCCAGGGCGCCCGCGCCGCGTCAACCGCAGGCCGCGTCGCCCGCCGACGAGGCCCGCCTGCGGAGCCAGTTCCAGCCCGGCGAGCTGCAGGCGTTGCAGCAGCTCGACCGCGGCTTCCCCGGCGTCGACCCGTTGGGCCGCTTCCGGGGCGAAGCCGAGGAGCAGGCCGCGCGGGTCACCGGCGCCGGCGTGGTCATTGACGCCAGCGGGCTGATCCTCACACAGTACCTGGTGGTGAAGCCGGGCGATCGGCACTTTGTCACGACCACCGCGGGCGACGAGCTGCCCGCCGAGATCGTCGGCGCCGACCCCCGCAGCGGGCTGGCTGTGCTGAGGGCCAGGACCGATAAGCTGCAGCCGCTGAAGTTCGGCCAGGCCGAGGACCTCAGGAAGGGTAATCTTGTCATCGCGGTCGGCAACCCGTTTGCCATCGAGAGCGACGGCCAGCCGAGCGTCAGCTACGGGATGGTCTCGAACCTCGCGCAGAAAGCGCCGGGCGGCGAAAACCTCAACGACACCGAACGCGGCGACGAGTACCGCACGACGCTGCACCACCTCGGCACCCTGATCCAGACCGACGCCAAGCTCGGCTGGAACGCCTCGGGCGGCGCGCTGGTCAATCTGCAGGGCGAGCTCATCGGCCTGATCACCAGCGTCGCGTCGATCGCCGGGCACGAGCAGCCAGCGGGCTACGCGATCCCAATAAACAAGGTGATGCGGCGGGTGATCGAGGACCTGTGTGCGGGCCGCGAGGTCGAGTACGGCCTGCTCGGAATCGGCTTCGAGCCGGACCACCTGGTGGCGGTCGGCAGCGGCATCCAGGGAGTGGTCGTGAACCACGTGTACGAGGGGAGCGCGGCCGACCGGGCCGGCCTCCGCAAGACCGACGTCGTGGTCGCGATCGACGGCGAGGACCTCGACGGGTCGGACGAGCTGCAGCTCGTGGTTGGCGGCCTGGCCCCGGGCGTCGAGACGCCCCTCGCCTACCTGCGTGATGGGCGGCGGAACAACACCACTGTCCGGCTCGACAAGATTTACGTGCCGGGCGAGAAGGTCGTCACCAGCCCCCGACCGGCGTGGCAAGGGATGCACGTCGACTACGCCACGGCGGTCGACACCACGCTGCTGGCCCAGGCGTCCTCCCAGGGGCACATTGACCGCGACGGCTGTGTCGCGGTGGTCGAGGTCGACGAGGGCAGTGTTTCCTGGCGTCAGGGAATCCGACCGGGGATGTTTATCAGCCACGTCTCTGGACAGCGGGTGTCCAACCCCGAAGAATTCCGCGAGGCCGTGCAACAGGCGGGGGACAGTGTGCGGCTGAGGTTCACGCCCGGCAACACCCCGCAGAACGCCAAGCCGGTCGAACGCCCCGCGATCCCGTAG
- the recA gene encoding recombinase RecA, which yields MAKRGKASKAASKKADKPEKKTAMDTVLENSDDLRHTVAAIEKQFGEGAIMPLGSESDRRIEGISTSSLSLDMALGGQGIPCGRIIEVFGPESSGKTTLALHVIAESQKKGGIAAFIDAEHALDPSWARKLGVDLETLLVSQPSHGEEAMHITEMLIKSNAVDVIVIDSVAALVPKKELDGEIGDSHVGLQARLMSQSMRKLTGAIAKSKTSVIFINQIREKIGVMFGSPETTPGGRALKFYCSCRIDVRRIGQLKDGEEVVGQRVRTKIVKNKVAPPFRVAEFDMMHKDGVSYEGDLIDLGIEQKIISRTGAWFRYGEMQLGQGKEKARLFLKENPDIAAEIKDKILAAGGFDDLLAMKPAEVAAEASDEDEAPEE from the coding sequence ATGGCTAAGCGGGGGAAAGCGTCGAAGGCAGCGTCGAAAAAGGCGGACAAGCCCGAGAAGAAGACAGCCATGGACACTGTGCTGGAGAACAGCGACGACCTGCGGCACACCGTGGCCGCGATCGAGAAGCAGTTCGGCGAAGGCGCCATCATGCCGCTCGGCAGCGAGTCGGACCGCCGGATCGAGGGCATCTCGACCAGCAGCCTGTCGCTCGACATGGCGCTGGGCGGGCAGGGCATCCCCTGCGGACGCATCATCGAGGTGTTTGGCCCCGAGTCCAGCGGCAAGACCACGCTCGCCCTGCACGTGATCGCGGAGTCGCAGAAGAAGGGTGGCATCGCCGCGTTCATCGACGCCGAGCACGCCCTCGACCCTAGCTGGGCGAGGAAGCTGGGCGTCGACCTCGAGACTTTGCTGGTCAGCCAGCCGAGCCACGGCGAGGAGGCGATGCACATCACCGAGATGCTGATCAAGAGCAACGCGGTGGACGTGATTGTGATCGACTCGGTCGCCGCGCTGGTGCCAAAGAAGGAGCTCGACGGCGAGATCGGCGACTCGCACGTCGGCCTGCAGGCCCGGCTGATGAGCCAGTCGATGCGGAAGCTGACCGGCGCGATCGCCAAGAGCAAGACCTCCGTCATCTTCATCAACCAGATCCGCGAGAAGATCGGCGTGATGTTCGGCAGCCCCGAGACCACGCCGGGCGGCCGGGCGCTCAAGTTCTACTGCTCCTGCCGCATCGACGTGCGGCGGATCGGCCAGCTGAAGGACGGCGAGGAGGTGGTCGGCCAGCGGGTGCGGACCAAGATCGTCAAGAACAAGGTGGCGCCGCCGTTCCGTGTCGCCGAGTTCGACATGATGCACAAAGACGGCGTGAGCTACGAGGGCGACCTGATCGACCTCGGCATCGAGCAGAAGATCATCAGCCGCACCGGCGCCTGGTTCCGGTACGGCGAGATGCAGCTTGGTCAGGGCAAGGAGAAGGCGCGGCTCTTCCTCAAGGAAAACCCCGACATTGCCGCCGAAATCAAGGACAAGATCTTGGCCGCCGGCGGCTTTGACGACCTGCTGGCCATGAAGCCGGCCGAGGTGGCCGCCGAAGCCAGCGACGAAGACGAAGCCCCCGAAGAGTAG
- the thpR gene encoding RNA 2',3'-cyclic phosphodiesterase, producing the protein MKTRTFIAVEASAEVRTGAVAAKQRLAAHGSDYRWVEKENLHFTLQFLGDITDQEIVDVCGRVTAAVEGFEPFEIAAQGVGAFPSADRPKTLWVGVGEGGEPFTELHAAIDDQLADLGFRGENRRYVPHLTIGRLIRNTRPSRELADQLSSLADFEAGKMLVDAVTVFASQLRPDGPEYHVLARVTL; encoded by the coding sequence GTGAAGACACGCACCTTTATCGCCGTTGAAGCGTCTGCCGAGGTCCGCACCGGGGCCGTGGCCGCCAAGCAGCGTCTCGCTGCGCACGGCAGCGACTACCGCTGGGTAGAAAAAGAGAACCTGCACTTCACGCTGCAGTTCTTGGGCGACATCACCGACCAAGAGATCGTCGACGTCTGCGGCCGGGTGACCGCTGCGGTCGAGGGCTTCGAACCGTTCGAGATTGCCGCCCAGGGCGTTGGCGCCTTCCCGTCGGCCGACCGGCCAAAGACCCTCTGGGTCGGTGTGGGCGAGGGCGGAGAGCCATTCACCGAGCTGCACGCCGCCATCGACGACCAGCTGGCCGACCTGGGGTTCCGCGGCGAAAACCGGCGGTACGTGCCCCACCTCACGATCGGGCGGTTGATCCGCAACACGCGGCCCTCCCGCGAACTGGCCGACCAGCTGTCTAGCTTGGCCGATTTCGAGGCCGGGAAAATGCTAGTCGATGCTGTCACCGTGTTCGCCAGCCAGCTGCGACCCGATGGGCCGGAGTACCATGTGCTGGCCCGCGTGACCCTGTAG
- a CDS encoding PfkB family carbohydrate kinase, protein MPLLVVGSVAIDNVETPEGGRHDNLLGGSATHFSYAASFFTPVRLVGVVGEDWPAEHTVLLQSRNIDTTGLQQVAGGKTFTWTGRYEPNMNDRETLNVELNVFGEFNPVLPESYQEAKYVFLANGVPGVQQKVLDQTPGRRLAVADTMDLWIETQRRDLDALLGQLDGLVLNDSEAKLMTGTENLVKAGHLVREMGPKFVIIKKGEHGAMFFSEHETYVMPAFPTDKVVDPTGAGDSFAGGMMGYLAEQDNGFEPEQIKTAMAYGTLTASFNVEGFGLARMKEISRDDIEDRMTKFRKMLSF, encoded by the coding sequence ATGCCCCTGCTTGTTGTCGGTTCGGTCGCCATTGATAACGTCGAGACCCCCGAGGGCGGTCGCCACGACAACCTGCTGGGCGGGTCGGCGACCCACTTCTCGTACGCCGCCAGCTTCTTCACCCCGGTCCGGCTGGTCGGCGTGGTGGGCGAGGACTGGCCGGCCGAGCACACCGTGCTGCTGCAGAGCCGCAACATCGACACCACCGGCCTCCAGCAGGTCGCCGGCGGCAAGACCTTCACCTGGACCGGCCGCTACGAGCCGAACATGAACGACCGCGAGACGCTCAACGTCGAGCTGAACGTGTTCGGCGAGTTCAACCCGGTCCTGCCCGAGAGCTACCAAGAGGCCAAGTACGTCTTCCTGGCGAACGGCGTGCCGGGCGTGCAGCAGAAGGTGCTCGACCAGACCCCCGGGCGGCGGCTCGCCGTGGCCGACACCATGGACCTCTGGATCGAGACCCAGCGCCGTGACCTCGACGCGCTGCTCGGCCAGCTCGACGGCCTGGTCCTCAACGACAGCGAGGCCAAGCTGATGACCGGCACCGAGAACCTAGTGAAGGCCGGCCACCTGGTCCGCGAGATGGGCCCCAAATTTGTGATCATCAAGAAGGGCGAGCACGGAGCGATGTTCTTCTCCGAGCACGAGACCTACGTCATGCCCGCCTTCCCGACCGACAAGGTGGTCGACCCGACCGGCGCCGGCGACAGCTTCGCGGGCGGTATGATGGGCTACCTCGCCGAGCAGGACAACGGCTTCGAGCCAGAGCAGATCAAGACCGCCATGGCGTACGGCACGCTGACCGCCAGCTTTAACGTCGAGGGCTTTGGCCTGGCGCGGATGAAGGAGATCAGCCGCGACGACATCGAGGACCGGATGACCAAGTTCCGCAAGATGCTGTCGTTCTAG
- a CDS encoding GDSL-type esterase/lipase family protein — translation MSEEKQHPCRVACVGASLVFGRGLENRREECFPAVLGRLLGGAYQVRNFGYSGATAGRETNEPYWQTASFTSANRFAAEIALVSLGTNDAQHANLANLPNFRADYTDLIEHFRRLRSGAQVVVVIPPPVFEPLPEIDIAALDAEVRPAIIEVAAELGLPTLDGQELFAGRGELFPDNLHPNAEGARMVGQAAYEVVREL, via the coding sequence ATGAGCGAAGAAAAGCAGCACCCGTGCCGCGTCGCCTGCGTGGGGGCGAGCCTGGTGTTCGGCCGTGGGCTGGAGAACCGGCGGGAGGAGTGCTTCCCGGCGGTGCTCGGCCGGCTGCTGGGCGGGGCGTACCAGGTCCGGAACTTTGGCTACAGTGGCGCGACTGCCGGCCGCGAGACCAACGAGCCGTACTGGCAGACGGCTTCGTTCACCTCGGCCAACCGCTTTGCGGCAGAGATTGCTCTGGTGTCACTCGGCACGAACGACGCCCAGCACGCCAACCTCGCCAACCTGCCGAACTTCCGCGCCGACTACACCGACCTGATCGAGCACTTCCGGCGGCTCCGCTCGGGCGCCCAGGTGGTGGTGGTGATCCCGCCGCCGGTGTTCGAGCCGCTCCCGGAGATCGACATCGCTGCACTCGACGCCGAGGTCCGCCCCGCGATCATCGAGGTCGCCGCAGAACTCGGGCTGCCGACGCTCGACGGCCAGGAGTTGTTCGCCGGCCGCGGGGAGCTGTTCCCCGACAACCTGCACCCCAACGCCGAGGGCGCCCGGATGGTCGGCCAGGCGGCGTACGAGGTCGTAAGAGAGCTGTAG
- a CDS encoding YwaF family protein produces MSHFSAEHLACLATVVGMAVLLPIAGRAWPGRTLPAGVGAGLAMISASGYLLWLVAVVWLGAFVPTRDLPLEFCYVVGIVAPFALLTRSQVAFDFLYYGATSGVLHACITPVFAPSFPHPRFFAFWALHGGAVVTAIFAILALGRRPSYQGIFTTVGVIACVLCVVIPVNQWFGANYFYLREKPAGSVQELLGPWPTYVTATMLLGLVNFHLAYLPFALSKRTSPCPEPQPHLSDPSPE; encoded by the coding sequence ATGTCCCACTTTAGCGCCGAGCACCTGGCGTGCCTGGCGACAGTGGTTGGGATGGCGGTGCTGCTGCCGATTGCCGGCCGGGCGTGGCCCGGCCGGACCTTGCCGGCGGGCGTCGGCGCCGGGTTGGCGATGATCTCGGCCTCGGGCTACCTGTTGTGGCTCGTGGCCGTGGTGTGGCTCGGGGCGTTTGTGCCGACCCGTGACCTGCCGCTCGAGTTCTGCTACGTGGTTGGCATCGTAGCACCGTTCGCGCTGTTGACGCGCAGCCAAGTGGCATTCGACTTCTTGTACTACGGGGCCACCTCCGGCGTGCTGCACGCCTGTATCACGCCGGTGTTTGCGCCGTCCTTCCCGCACCCGAGGTTCTTCGCCTTCTGGGCGCTTCACGGCGGCGCTGTGGTAACCGCCATCTTCGCGATTCTCGCACTCGGCCGCCGCCCGAGCTACCAGGGGATCTTCACCACGGTCGGCGTCATCGCCTGTGTGCTGTGCGTTGTGATCCCGGTCAATCAATGGTTCGGCGCAAACTACTTCTACCTCCGCGAAAAACCGGCCGGCTCTGTGCAGGAGCTCCTAGGCCCGTGGCCGACCTACGTTACGGCCACGATGCTGCTCGGCCTCGTCAACTTCCATTTGGCCTACCTGCCGTTTGCCCTTTCGAAACGAACCAGCCCTTGCCCCGAACCTCAACCGCACCTGAGCGATCCGTCACCCGAGTAG
- a CDS encoding GNAT family N-acetyltransferase — MPRTSTAPERSVTRVEVAIGSDLTPAQQSAVVDVLYEGFERKIHHLLLLSKSEEQAKRLIPQLVDFSQSLVAVRGGRVCGVLFMNQGRDRCFRFDWRLGVSEFGLLGTIGRRINYWLVHEKKRRPTELNIQAITVRAELRNQGLGTLLVNEAQRYAGRHAFRELTLEVVDTNPQAKRLYERLGFTTKKTESTWPFTARAGFNAVDTMAKPVEAV; from the coding sequence TTGCCCCGAACCTCAACCGCACCTGAGCGATCCGTCACCCGAGTAGAGGTCGCCATCGGCAGCGACCTCACCCCCGCCCAGCAGTCGGCAGTTGTCGACGTGCTGTACGAGGGGTTCGAGCGGAAGATCCACCACCTGCTCCTGCTTTCCAAGAGCGAGGAGCAGGCCAAGCGGCTCATCCCGCAGCTCGTCGATTTCTCGCAGAGTTTGGTTGCTGTGCGTGGCGGGCGGGTCTGCGGCGTGCTGTTCATGAACCAGGGCCGCGACCGCTGCTTCCGATTCGACTGGCGGCTGGGCGTCAGCGAGTTCGGCCTGCTCGGCACGATCGGCCGCCGGATCAACTACTGGCTGGTCCACGAGAAGAAACGCCGGCCCACCGAGCTCAACATCCAGGCCATCACCGTCCGAGCCGAGCTCCGCAACCAGGGCCTCGGCACACTGCTGGTAAACGAGGCCCAGCGCTACGCCGGCCGGCACGCCTTCCGCGAACTCACGCTCGAAGTGGTCGACACCAACCCCCAGGCCAAGCGGTTGTACGAGCGGCTCGGCTTCACCACCAAGAAGACCGAGAGTACCTGGCCCTTCACCGCCCGCGCCGGGTTCAACGCGGTCGACACCATGGCCAAGCCGGTTGAGGCCGTGTGA